Proteins from a genomic interval of Brucella intermedia LMG 3301:
- the xseA gene encoding exodeoxyribonuclease VII large subunit, with translation MGSDSSFTGASSNVAEYSVSEISGALKRTVEDVFGHVRVRGEISGYRGPHSSGHAYFALKDDRSRLEAVIWRGSMSRLRFRPEEGMEVIATGKLTTYPGSSKYQIVIEQMEPAGAGALMALLEERKRRLASEGLFDPAVKQLLPFMPRVIGVVTSPTGAVIRDVIHRIADRYPLHVIVWPVRVQGETSGPEVATAVHGFNTLPEGGAIPRPDVVIVARGGGSLEDLWGFNDEIVVRAVAASHIPVISAVGHETDWTLIDLAADIRAPTPTGAAEMAVPVKADLLAALAGQSARLSSAISRFIDLKRRSHRSAARALPSADQLLALPRRRFDEAASRLTRALFVNTQKKRVHFEGHVRQLSPRLLQRRFTELERGISVLGQRLPRALETFLRERRTTFTHRANRLSAEPILRRTKLATNSMEQLDRRRDQAVRILIERAKRRGQELERLMRTLSYESVLERGFAVVFDAEGKPIKQAATVSAGDALSIRFRDGDVAVIADEGGGSEPAKPVQTKKVQSPGSGNQGSLF, from the coding sequence ATGGGTTCCGATTCGAGTTTTACCGGCGCATCGTCCAATGTCGCTGAATATAGCGTGTCCGAGATTTCCGGCGCGTTGAAGCGCACGGTCGAGGATGTGTTCGGGCATGTGCGCGTGCGCGGCGAAATTTCCGGCTATCGTGGTCCGCATTCGTCGGGCCATGCCTATTTCGCGTTGAAAGATGATCGGTCGCGTCTTGAGGCCGTGATCTGGCGCGGCTCGATGAGTCGGCTGCGCTTCCGTCCTGAAGAAGGAATGGAGGTCATCGCCACTGGCAAGCTCACGACCTATCCGGGTTCTTCAAAGTATCAGATTGTCATCGAACAGATGGAACCCGCCGGCGCGGGCGCCTTGATGGCGCTTCTGGAAGAACGCAAACGGCGGCTGGCTTCGGAAGGCCTTTTCGATCCCGCCGTCAAGCAACTCCTCCCTTTCATGCCTCGTGTGATCGGGGTGGTTACTTCTCCAACCGGGGCAGTCATTCGCGACGTTATTCACCGGATTGCAGACCGTTATCCGCTGCACGTCATCGTCTGGCCCGTGCGTGTGCAGGGCGAAACAAGCGGTCCGGAAGTGGCCACCGCAGTACATGGTTTCAATACTTTGCCGGAGGGCGGGGCAATTCCGCGGCCCGACGTGGTCATCGTGGCGCGCGGTGGCGGCAGTCTTGAGGACCTTTGGGGGTTTAACGACGAAATCGTCGTTCGGGCTGTTGCCGCATCGCACATACCCGTGATTTCGGCTGTCGGCCACGAAACCGACTGGACCTTGATCGATCTCGCAGCCGACATTCGCGCCCCCACGCCGACCGGTGCGGCGGAAATGGCCGTGCCGGTAAAGGCCGACCTGCTGGCGGCGCTGGCGGGGCAATCCGCACGGCTTTCCTCGGCTATTTCCCGTTTTATCGATCTGAAACGGCGAAGCCACCGTTCGGCGGCGCGCGCTCTCCCATCGGCTGACCAGTTGCTGGCTTTGCCGCGTCGGCGGTTCGATGAAGCGGCTTCGCGTCTCACCCGTGCTCTTTTCGTCAACACGCAGAAGAAGCGGGTACACTTTGAAGGGCATGTGCGACAGCTATCGCCGCGCCTTCTGCAACGTCGGTTTACGGAACTGGAACGCGGTATTTCCGTTCTCGGGCAAAGATTGCCTCGAGCCCTTGAGACATTCCTGAGGGAGCGCCGAACGACCTTTACACATCGGGCAAATCGTCTATCGGCAGAGCCGATACTGCGGCGCACGAAACTTGCAACCAATTCCATGGAACAGCTGGACCGCCGTCGTGACCAGGCGGTGCGAATTCTCATCGAAAGAGCCAAACGGCGCGGGCAGGAACTGGAGCGCCTCATGCGCACGCTTTCTTACGAAAGCGTGCTGGAGCGTGGTTTTGCGGTTGTCTTCGACGCAGAAGGGAAGCCGATAAAGCAGGCTGCAACCGTATCGGCGGGTGACGCCTTGTCGATACGGTTTCGCGATGGTGACGTGGCTGTCATTGCGGATGAGGGGGGCGGGAGCGAGCCCGCAAAGCCCGTTCAAACAAAGAAAGTTCAATCTCCCGGATCCGGTAATCAGGGATCGCTATTTTAG
- a CDS encoding glutamate--cysteine ligase, which translates to MARDTTDETALTGVEQLAGYLAGGCKPKDAWRIGTEHEKFPFYTADNSPVPYEGPRGIKAILEGMQAKLGWEPIIDEGNIIGLVEPTGQGAISLEPGGQFELSGAPLSTIHQTCREVNAHLSQVREIAEPLGIRFLGVGGSPKWTLAETPIMPKSRYKIMTNYMPKVGHEGLDMMYRTSTIQVNLDFSSERDMRRKMQVSMKLQSVATALFASSPFTEGKPNRLLSWRSNIWRDTDNQRSGVLPFVFSENFGFADYVEWALDVPMYFILRDGHYHDCTHVTFRQFMNGALKGEVSDPLPNMGDWTNHLSTLFPEVRLKRFLEMRGADGGPWRRICALPAYWVGLLYDEEALTAAELLTKDWTYEEVLALRNEVPAKALNTTFRGKPLEQVARETLKISRLGLLNRNKLNSDGHDETHFLAPLEEIVAAGITDAERMLKAYNSVWAGSVDPIFLEYAY; encoded by the coding sequence ATGGCGCGCGATACGACGGACGAAACGGCACTGACGGGCGTTGAACAACTGGCAGGTTATCTGGCTGGCGGATGCAAGCCCAAAGACGCCTGGCGCATCGGCACCGAGCATGAAAAATTTCCATTCTATACAGCCGACAACAGTCCGGTTCCCTATGAGGGTCCGCGCGGTATCAAAGCCATCCTCGAAGGCATGCAGGCCAAGCTTGGCTGGGAGCCCATCATCGATGAAGGCAACATCATCGGTCTGGTAGAACCAACCGGACAGGGTGCGATTTCGCTTGAGCCCGGTGGCCAATTTGAGCTTTCCGGGGCACCACTTTCCACCATTCATCAGACATGCCGTGAGGTGAATGCACATCTTTCCCAGGTTCGCGAAATTGCAGAGCCGCTCGGCATCCGCTTTCTTGGCGTTGGCGGCAGCCCGAAATGGACCTTGGCCGAAACGCCCATCATGCCGAAATCGCGCTACAAGATCATGACCAACTACATGCCGAAAGTGGGGCATGAAGGTCTGGACATGATGTACCGCACTTCAACCATTCAGGTGAATCTGGATTTCAGTTCCGAACGGGACATGCGCCGCAAGATGCAGGTATCCATGAAGCTGCAATCTGTGGCGACAGCACTTTTCGCCAGTTCTCCATTCACGGAAGGCAAGCCGAACCGCCTGCTGTCCTGGCGTTCGAATATCTGGCGCGATACCGACAATCAGCGTTCGGGCGTTCTGCCTTTCGTCTTTTCGGAAAATTTTGGTTTTGCTGACTATGTCGAATGGGCGCTTGATGTTCCGATGTATTTCATCCTGCGCGACGGTCATTATCATGACTGCACGCATGTCACGTTCCGGCAGTTCATGAATGGAGCGCTGAAAGGCGAAGTAAGTGACCCGCTACCCAACATGGGCGACTGGACCAACCACCTTTCCACTCTTTTCCCGGAAGTGCGCCTGAAGCGCTTCCTGGAGATGCGCGGAGCCGATGGTGGCCCCTGGCGCCGCATCTGCGCACTTCCCGCCTACTGGGTCGGCCTGCTCTACGACGAAGAAGCTTTGACGGCGGCCGAGCTTCTGACCAAGGACTGGACCTACGAAGAAGTTCTCGCGCTGCGCAACGAAGTTCCAGCCAAGGCACTGAATACAACCTTCCGCGGCAAGCCGCTGGAACAGGTCGCACGCGAAACTCTGAAAATTTCCAGGCTCGGCCTTTTGAACCGCAACAAGCTCAACAGCGATGGCCATGACGAAACGCATTTCCTCGCACCGCTTGAGGAAATCGTTGCGGCTGGCATCACAGACGCCGAGCGCATGCTGAAAGCATATAACAGTGTATGGGCAGGGTCGGTCGACCCAATCTTTCTGGAATATGCCTACTGA
- a CDS encoding DUF1127 domain-containing protein, with the protein MTATSKITTTHLPATSASTSTLTQMVKAVFTSIMRRWAFSKGRRQLLNLSDFDDHMLRDIGLRREDIYTAVHYRGIEDPTQVLSELADARLRIKATRRIC; encoded by the coding sequence ATGACAGCGACAAGCAAGATAACGACCACGCATTTACCGGCAACGAGCGCCTCGACCTCCACGCTCACGCAAATGGTGAAAGCCGTATTCACGTCGATCATGCGTCGCTGGGCGTTTTCCAAGGGTCGACGGCAATTGCTGAACCTGAGCGACTTTGACGATCACATGCTACGCGATATCGGGCTGCGCCGTGAGGATATCTACACGGCAGTGCATTATCGAGGCATTGAGGATCCTACCCAGGTTCTAAGCGAACTAGCAGACGCACGTCTGCGGATCAAGGCAACACGCCGGATATGCTGA
- a CDS encoding 16S rRNA (uracil(1498)-N(3))-methyltransferase, translating to MRANYKMQRLYVENDLQSGSQIEVASQAAHYLTHVLRLKEGDEILAFNGRDGEWKSRLRPEGKKRLFLEPFDQTRPQPPASDLIYCFAPLKQGRLDYMVQKAVEMGAGVLQPVITQHTQVPKLGTDRIRVNAIEAAEQCGVLSLPACRETIRFDRFIEQWDETRHLIFCDEGHESDDPLTILQAMKPGPAALLIGPEGGFSEDERQTLRRLPYVTAIPLGPRILRADTAAVAAMALVQSVLGDWRNAG from the coding sequence ATGCGCGCAAATTACAAAATGCAGAGACTGTACGTCGAAAACGACCTCCAATCTGGCAGCCAGATCGAGGTTGCCTCGCAGGCCGCACATTATCTTACCCATGTCCTGCGATTGAAGGAGGGGGATGAAATCCTCGCCTTCAACGGACGTGACGGTGAATGGAAATCACGACTGAGGCCGGAAGGTAAAAAGCGGCTTTTTCTCGAACCTTTCGATCAAACGCGTCCGCAGCCCCCAGCAAGTGACCTGATCTATTGCTTCGCCCCGCTGAAACAGGGACGGCTGGATTATATGGTGCAAAAAGCAGTGGAGATGGGTGCGGGCGTTCTGCAACCGGTCATTACACAGCACACTCAGGTACCGAAACTCGGAACCGACCGTATCAGGGTCAATGCGATAGAAGCCGCGGAACAGTGCGGCGTTCTTTCCTTGCCGGCATGCCGCGAAACCATTCGCTTTGACCGATTCATCGAGCAGTGGGACGAAACCCGTCACCTGATCTTCTGCGATGAAGGACACGAATCGGACGATCCGCTGACCATCTTGCAAGCCATGAAGCCCGGCCCTGCCGCATTGCTGATCGGTCCGGAAGGTGGTTTTTCCGAAGACGAGCGCCAGACACTCCGAAGGCTCCCATACGTGACGGCTATTCCCCTCGGCCCACGAATCCTGCGCGCCGATACCGCTGCCGTCGCAGCCATGGCTTTGGTGCAATCCGTGCTCGGAGACTGGCGCAATGCAGGATGA
- a CDS encoding DUF1656 domain-containing protein: protein MQPELDIYGIYIPTLGVLALGAYFANTIMQRLLARARFYRFVWHRPLFDAAMYFCILGSAAVILNGPL from the coding sequence ATGCAACCTGAACTCGACATTTACGGAATTTACATTCCGACCCTCGGCGTGCTGGCGCTCGGAGCCTATTTCGCAAACACGATTATGCAACGCCTTCTGGCGCGCGCCCGCTTCTACCGTTTCGTATGGCACCGGCCCCTGTTCGATGCTGCCATGTATTTTTGCATTCTCGGCTCAGCAGCCGTCATTCTCAATGGACCGCTATGA
- a CDS encoding L,D-transpeptidase yields the protein MSRKKSQDDLTNGFAKAAFSRRGFLIGASAFALSGCVSTVPEPSQPVKKLPQPAPSRPVPLMYQALPDEQFPIPAVDTSKVDPKFWRQEVDYPTDEVKGTVIVDTPNKYLYHVLGNGRAMRYGIGVGRDGFAWAGRAKIAYKRQWPRWTPPDEMVARQPALEPYSIANGGMPPGIKNPLGARAMYIHKDGRDTLYRIHGSPEAWSIGKAVSSGCIRMLNQDVIDLYNNVRDGSTIVVIPDPSKGQQVVS from the coding sequence ATGTCGCGTAAAAAATCCCAGGACGACCTTACAAATGGCTTCGCGAAGGCTGCTTTCAGCCGTCGCGGCTTTCTCATAGGCGCCAGCGCCTTTGCATTGTCGGGCTGTGTCTCGACGGTGCCAGAGCCGTCTCAACCGGTTAAAAAACTGCCTCAACCTGCGCCGTCGCGACCGGTACCGCTGATGTACCAGGCGTTGCCTGACGAACAATTCCCGATCCCGGCCGTCGATACGAGCAAGGTCGATCCCAAATTCTGGCGGCAGGAGGTCGATTATCCAACCGATGAAGTGAAAGGCACTGTTATCGTCGATACGCCGAACAAGTATCTCTACCATGTTCTCGGTAATGGCCGGGCCATGCGCTATGGTATTGGGGTCGGGCGCGATGGTTTTGCCTGGGCGGGACGCGCAAAGATCGCTTACAAGCGCCAATGGCCGCGCTGGACGCCGCCGGATGAGATGGTCGCGCGTCAACCCGCCCTGGAGCCTTACAGCATCGCCAATGGCGGAATGCCTCCGGGGATCAAGAACCCGCTTGGCGCACGAGCGATGTACATTCACAAGGATGGGCGGGACACGCTTTATCGCATTCACGGATCACCGGAAGCCTGGAGCATCGGCAAGGCGGTATCGTCCGGGTGCATCCGTATGCTCAATCAGGATGTAATCGATCTTTACAACAATGTGCGCGATGGCAGCACAATCGTCGTGATACCGGATCCCAGCAAAGGCCAGCAGGTTGTGAGCTGA
- a CDS encoding FUSC family protein, with translation MTKPAETNPKFWDVVFSLKTFAAGMLALWIGLVANLPNPYWSIAAVYIVAHPLSGATTSKGFYRLIGTIIGGAVTILFVPHLVNSPEILTLAIGLWMGLCLAISLLDGTPRSYLFMLAGYTVAIASFAVVSVPETTFDYAVGRVEEIAIGIICAAVVNRLVFPRHSGPVLVSRIDNWLRDGSKLALASLRGEGATPEFLRDRQRLAADALELRNLTTHVAYDTSSIRNVGALLHVLQQRMVAVLPIISSLHDVLALKPGENEKPWHPAVQKLLDEACDWIESGENLTEERRAVLLRLIEDIDRHGKDATSWGELLPFNVAARVRDLVQIWSDCITLRQDILSGSRHSLRWRRYDAHLKARPMHRDYGMALLSGFSAFLATCVATAFWIASGWSQGSAAAMMAGIFCCIFATMDDPVPVMRKFNWLLLIVIAAAFIFEFALLPLVDGFFPLVLVLGLFLIPAGLLLAIPSQFLLGMVLCVNLPNMLMLQGHLTHDFVSFANANLATVLGIVIAAAVTSIVRSVGAEWSVRRLIKAGWNDIALAAERRPGRHRRQRMNRLLLRMIDRIGMMTPRLALVAAADVAKVDLLRDLRNGMNTIDLQQYRSKLPENCRAAVDAVLDGVGAHYRALASKPQEADEIDRNLLVSIDEAITTIIESGSPANAKRTRMALVALRFNLFPKAPPFALPPRPLMELPQAA, from the coding sequence ATGACGAAACCAGCCGAAACAAACCCCAAATTTTGGGATGTAGTCTTTTCATTGAAGACTTTCGCTGCGGGCATGCTTGCGCTGTGGATCGGTTTGGTGGCCAATCTGCCCAATCCTTACTGGTCCATTGCGGCGGTCTATATCGTGGCGCATCCCTTGTCTGGGGCCACCACGTCCAAGGGGTTCTATCGCCTCATCGGTACGATTATTGGCGGCGCGGTGACCATTCTGTTCGTGCCGCATCTCGTCAATTCGCCTGAAATTCTGACATTGGCCATCGGCCTCTGGATGGGGCTTTGCCTTGCAATCAGCCTGCTTGACGGCACACCGCGCAGCTATCTGTTCATGCTTGCCGGTTATACGGTGGCAATCGCCAGCTTTGCCGTTGTTTCCGTGCCGGAAACCACCTTCGACTACGCCGTGGGACGAGTGGAGGAAATCGCGATCGGCATCATTTGTGCCGCTGTCGTCAATCGTCTCGTTTTTCCGCGCCATAGCGGTCCGGTGCTCGTCAGTCGTATCGATAACTGGCTGCGGGATGGTTCAAAGCTCGCGCTCGCGAGCTTGCGGGGGGAAGGCGCGACGCCCGAATTCCTTCGGGATCGGCAGCGTTTGGCGGCCGATGCGCTGGAGCTGCGCAATCTGACCACGCATGTTGCCTATGACACCTCGTCGATCAGGAATGTCGGTGCGCTGCTTCATGTGTTGCAGCAGCGCATGGTGGCGGTTCTTCCGATCATATCAAGCCTGCACGACGTGCTGGCGCTGAAGCCCGGTGAAAACGAGAAGCCCTGGCATCCGGCGGTGCAAAAGCTCCTGGACGAAGCTTGCGACTGGATAGAAAGCGGCGAGAACCTGACGGAGGAACGCCGCGCCGTCCTGTTACGGCTGATCGAAGACATTGACCGGCACGGGAAAGATGCGACAAGCTGGGGCGAATTGCTGCCTTTCAACGTGGCTGCGCGCGTTCGCGATCTGGTCCAGATATGGAGCGATTGTATCACACTGCGTCAGGATATCCTGTCGGGTTCGCGGCATTCGCTACGGTGGCGCCGTTATGACGCCCATCTGAAAGCTCGCCCCATGCATCGCGACTACGGCATGGCGCTTCTGTCAGGCTTTTCGGCTTTTCTGGCCACCTGCGTGGCAACCGCTTTCTGGATCGCCAGCGGCTGGTCCCAAGGCAGCGCCGCAGCCATGATGGCGGGCATCTTCTGCTGCATCTTCGCAACGATGGACGATCCTGTGCCAGTCATGCGCAAGTTCAACTGGCTGCTTCTGATCGTCATTGCGGCTGCTTTCATTTTTGAATTCGCGCTTCTGCCGCTTGTGGACGGCTTCTTCCCGCTGGTTCTGGTGCTGGGGCTTTTCCTCATTCCGGCAGGCCTGCTGCTTGCCATTCCGTCGCAATTTTTGCTGGGAATGGTTCTTTGCGTAAATCTGCCGAACATGCTCATGCTGCAGGGCCATCTGACCCACGATTTTGTGAGTTTTGCCAACGCCAATCTGGCCACGGTTCTGGGGATCGTGATCGCCGCGGCGGTAACTTCGATTGTACGATCGGTGGGGGCGGAATGGAGCGTTCGCCGCCTGATCAAGGCGGGCTGGAACGACATCGCGCTTGCCGCCGAACGCCGCCCGGGACGACATCGCCGCCAGCGCATGAACCGCCTGCTGCTCCGCATGATCGACCGCATCGGCATGATGACACCTCGCCTGGCGCTGGTTGCGGCGGCTGATGTCGCGAAGGTCGATTTGCTGCGCGACCTGCGAAACGGCATGAACACGATCGATCTTCAGCAATATCGTTCCAAGCTGCCCGAAAACTGCCGGGCGGCTGTTGATGCGGTGCTGGACGGTGTCGGTGCGCATTACAGAGCCTTGGCCAGCAAGCCGCAGGAGGCTGATGAGATCGACAGAAATCTGCTCGTCTCCATCGACGAAGCGATCACGACCATCATCGAAAGCGGATCGCCGGCAAATGCCAAGCGCACAAGAATGGCGCTGGTCGCCCTGCGCTTCAACCTTTTCCCGAAAGCGCCGCCTTTTGCCTTGCCGCCGCGTCCGCTGATGGAACTTCCGCAAGCAGCCTAG
- a CDS encoding type 1 glutamine amidotransferase — protein sequence MGVLVVQNYQGSGLGQIEPILTDAGFSIDLRHPYDGDALPAADDGYRALIVLGGEQNALADDECPYFPHLLELIRKFGRSDKAVLGICLGSQLIARAYGGENILDRPMEFGWREVQLTEEGKSDPVLSAAGEAFPIFHWHRDTFSLPGNAIHMATSDMTPHQAYRIGRAVYGTQFHFEADTKLVAEWNDQLGGLISGFAPQWTEQYPVLAETLGIKADAAGAVLAKAWVSQI from the coding sequence ATGGGTGTACTGGTCGTTCAAAACTACCAAGGCTCCGGGTTGGGGCAGATTGAACCCATACTGACAGATGCGGGTTTTTCCATCGATCTGCGTCATCCCTACGATGGGGATGCGCTACCGGCGGCCGACGATGGATATCGGGCCCTGATCGTTCTGGGTGGCGAACAGAATGCGCTCGCCGATGACGAATGTCCTTATTTCCCGCATTTGCTTGAACTGATACGCAAGTTTGGCCGCAGCGATAAGGCCGTTCTCGGCATTTGTCTGGGCAGCCAGCTCATAGCTCGCGCATATGGCGGCGAGAACATTCTGGATCGACCCATGGAGTTCGGCTGGCGGGAGGTTCAGCTCACGGAAGAGGGTAAAAGCGATCCAGTCCTGTCCGCGGCGGGTGAGGCCTTTCCAATCTTTCACTGGCACCGCGACACGTTTTCGCTTCCCGGGAATGCCATCCACATGGCCACCAGCGATATGACACCTCATCAGGCCTATCGCATCGGGCGTGCGGTCTACGGTACGCAGTTCCATTTCGAGGCAGACACAAAGCTTGTGGCAGAGTGGAACGATCAGCTTGGCGGCTTGATATCAGGCTTCGCACCTCAGTGGACTGAGCAGTACCCAGTCCTTGCAGAGACATTGGGGATAAAGGCAGATGCTGCAGGCGCTGTATTAGCAAAAGCTTGGGTTAGCCAAATCTAG
- a CDS encoding MarR family winged helix-turn-helix transcriptional regulator, translating to MKQAWVEFAPLLASTARGWRKAFDAAMAEHGLSDAKAIPLMTLLRHGDRIPQGVLAERVGIEGATIVRVVDELEKDGLIQRIADDADRRVKLIQLTGDGRALAAKVEKSAARLRALFLGDFDSDAVDVAMEVLRKLNEKFQT from the coding sequence ATGAAACAAGCGTGGGTCGAATTCGCGCCGCTTCTTGCCAGTACTGCCAGAGGATGGCGGAAAGCTTTCGATGCGGCGATGGCGGAACATGGTCTTTCCGACGCGAAAGCCATACCGCTGATGACCCTCTTGCGGCATGGAGATCGTATTCCTCAAGGTGTGCTGGCCGAAAGGGTCGGTATTGAGGGCGCCACGATTGTCCGGGTCGTCGATGAGCTGGAAAAGGATGGCCTGATCCAGCGGATTGCCGATGATGCCGATCGTCGCGTCAAGCTCATCCAACTGACAGGGGATGGCCGCGCTCTTGCCGCCAAGGTGGAAAAGTCTGCTGCCCGTCTTCGCGCTCTTTTCCTCGGCGATTTCGACTCCGATGCGGTCGATGTCGCCATGGAAGTCTTGCGCAAGCTGAATGAGAAATTTCAAACATAG
- a CDS encoding LysR substrate-binding domain-containing protein, whose product MSTPLDLDQLQTFIAIADMGSFTRAADAVFKTQSAVSMQMRRLEERIGKPLFERDGRTNRLTEEGERLLLYARRMMQLNGETIAAFDDTQLEGHVRIGTPDDYADRFLPEIMARFARSNPRVELSVVCEPTVNLDEMIRRGTLDIALVTQCDDKRRSEVVRTEPLLWVTSANHAVHEEAVLPLAVGRPTCIWRHAAIDVLEAARRDYRIIITSWSATVLAAAVLSGLAVSVLPECALRPGMRVLGEADGFGMLPEFGIGIMRGHTKQNAVVDALAQHIIESLDNISSPQPGAMASAEISPFPAVRTRRVRANELLPGW is encoded by the coding sequence ATGAGCACGCCTCTGGATCTCGATCAGTTGCAGACCTTCATAGCCATCGCGGACATGGGCAGTTTTACGCGTGCCGCGGACGCTGTTTTCAAGACGCAATCAGCCGTTTCGATGCAGATGCGCCGTCTGGAAGAGCGCATCGGCAAACCTTTGTTCGAACGCGACGGACGGACCAATCGTCTTACCGAAGAGGGGGAGCGGCTATTGCTCTATGCACGCCGCATGATGCAGCTCAATGGTGAAACCATCGCGGCCTTCGACGATACTCAACTGGAAGGCCACGTTCGCATCGGCACACCGGACGATTATGCCGATCGCTTTCTGCCGGAAATCATGGCGCGGTTTGCACGATCGAACCCGCGCGTCGAATTGTCGGTTGTGTGCGAACCCACCGTCAATCTGGACGAAATGATCCGTCGTGGAACGCTGGATATTGCCCTAGTCACCCAGTGCGATGACAAACGCCGGTCCGAGGTGGTTCGCACGGAGCCCTTGCTTTGGGTTACGTCCGCCAACCACGCGGTGCACGAAGAAGCCGTATTGCCGCTGGCTGTCGGGCGTCCAACCTGTATCTGGCGTCATGCCGCTATCGATGTGCTGGAAGCGGCCCGGCGTGATTATCGCATCATAATCACGAGTTGGTCTGCGACAGTGCTGGCGGCGGCAGTTCTTTCCGGGCTTGCGGTTTCGGTACTTCCGGAGTGCGCGCTCCGCCCGGGTATGCGTGTTCTTGGCGAAGCTGACGGGTTTGGAATGCTGCCGGAATTCGGCATCGGCATCATGCGCGGCCATACAAAACAAAACGCTGTCGTAGATGCACTTGCGCAGCACATCATTGAAAGTCTAGACAATATATCGTCACCGCAACCGGGCGCGATGGCTTCGGCTGAAATATCGCCGTTTCCTGCGGTCCGCACGAGGAGGGTGCGAGCCAACGAATTGCTGCCAGGCTGGTGA
- a CDS encoding HlyD family secretion protein — protein sequence MKKLFAHSGRVFVTLVMVTMAGLLGWHLWDYYMNAPWTRDGKIRADVVRVAPDVSGLVGEVLVHDNEAVHRGDVIFRIDQARYKLALQTAEAKIDSSKAALDMANRDLVRYRQLNDTTVTRQKLEQIETTAQQAEAAYRQAQLDRDLAALNLDRSSVKAPVNGVVTNFSLQPGDYVSAGSAVTALVDTDSYYVSGYFEENKLERIQVGDPVVIDIMGSKVQLKGKVEGIAGGIEDRERSDSSSLLANVSPTFNWVRLAQRVPVRVKLEDVPDGVHLVAGRTVSVSIVN from the coding sequence ATGAAAAAGCTCTTTGCACATTCAGGCCGTGTGTTTGTAACCCTCGTCATGGTCACGATGGCGGGGCTTCTTGGCTGGCATTTGTGGGACTATTACATGAACGCGCCTTGGACGCGCGACGGCAAGATTCGTGCGGATGTTGTGCGTGTTGCGCCGGATGTTTCTGGACTGGTTGGCGAAGTGCTCGTTCATGATAATGAAGCGGTCCACCGTGGCGATGTGATCTTCCGCATCGATCAGGCCCGTTACAAGCTCGCCCTGCAAACGGCGGAAGCCAAGATCGATAGCAGCAAGGCGGCGCTCGACATGGCCAACCGCGATCTGGTTCGCTATCGCCAGCTTAACGATACGACCGTGACGCGTCAGAAACTGGAACAGATTGAAACGACGGCTCAGCAGGCAGAAGCTGCCTATCGGCAGGCGCAGCTGGATCGCGATCTTGCAGCGCTCAATCTGGACCGTTCATCGGTGAAAGCGCCCGTAAACGGCGTGGTGACCAACTTCTCGCTTCAACCGGGTGACTATGTTTCCGCAGGTTCGGCTGTGACGGCTCTCGTTGACACGGATTCCTACTACGTCTCCGGTTATTTTGAGGAAAACAAGCTCGAACGTATCCAGGTAGGCGATCCGGTGGTGATCGATATCATGGGCAGCAAGGTTCAGCTCAAGGGGAAGGTCGAAGGTATTGCGGGAGGTATCGAGGATCGCGAGCGCAGCGACTCATCCAGCCTGCTGGCGAATGTTTCGCCAACATTCAACTGGGTCCGGCTGGCGCAACGCGTTCCGGTGCGTGTGAAGCTTGAAGACGTGCCTGATGGTGTACACCTTGTTGCGGGCCGGACAGTCAGCGTGTCGATAGTGAACTGA